The Impatiens glandulifera chromosome 3, dImpGla2.1, whole genome shotgun sequence genome contains a region encoding:
- the LOC124930325 gene encoding stress response protein NST1-like — translation MSDYELTGNVFGRQEHGRVIGMGTGVRPTQFRGDLRGRSKSQRDEQEVEKLRTKLQEDALKREQLEALILKSQRESREAKREAQEAQREAQEAQKEAQEAQRQMQIEIERQALESQRQTEEMKFEIERQALESQRRREEF, via the coding sequence ATGTCCGATTATGAGCTGACCGGGAATGTTTTTGGACGACAAGAGCACGGGAGAGTCATTGGAATGGGTACCGGTGTGAGGCCTACCCAGTTTAGAGGAGATTTGCGTGGTAGAAGTAAATCTCAGCGGGATGAACAAGAGGTGGAGAAGTTGCGTACTAAATTACAAGAGGATGCTTTGAAAAGAGAACAACTGGAGGCTTTAATTCTTAAGTCACAAAGAGAATCACGTGAGGCTAAAAGAGAAGCACAAGAGGCACAAAGAGAAGCACAAGAGGCACAAAAAGAAGCTCAAGAGGCGCAAAGACAAATgcaaattgaaattgaaagacAAGCTCTTGAGTCACAAAGACAAACGGAAgaaatgaaatttgaaattgaaagacAAGCTCTTGAGTCACAAAGACGAAGGGAAGAATTTTAG